Sequence from the Maniola jurtina chromosome 18, ilManJurt1.1, whole genome shotgun sequence genome:
gagttcccacgggatttctaaaaacctaattccacgcgggtgaagtcgcgggcatcggctagttacaaATTAAATTGCACCTACCCTTATTTGCTTTTTTCTACTACTTGGACAAtattttaatgcagtttttttttaatttacagactagcgcttgaccgcaatcagacctactagcaagtgatgatgcagcataAGGAGCGCACTTGGTTATAAGTTACCTAAGATTCACTCTTGACATGAAGTATGGGAAAACCCATTGATTTCctggaacaatttttttctgaaataaaCTGAAAAAGAATGGCAGTGCCAGAGCTTTTCTAACTTGCTctaactttactttatttttctattaattgtttttttttgtatgtttatatgTTTTGTATGGCAATAAAGaatatacctattaggtatctATTTCTGAACCTTTCTGTTCAATatgtttttaacctccgacccaaaaagaggggtgttataagtttgacgtgtgtatctgtgtgtctgtgtatctgtctgtggtatcgtagctcctaaacaaatgaaccaattttaatttagtttttttgtttgaaaggtgacttgatcgagagtgttgttagctataatcgaagaaaatcggttcagccgtttgagagttaccagctcttttctagttttcttatagagatttttgtgtcgggtgttttttttaattttgagttatacttatatgtatttttatcaaatcaaTCTTATTGGAATCCCTCTTCATTATACGAAGTAATCAGATTTACGGGACACACGCTATTTCCTGTCCAcggcaaataaaaaattaaaggtcAACACAAAGCAAGCGTAAAAGTCCATCATTTGAAGCATATAAACATTGAAAAGGGTTATTAAGCAGCGTAACTTGAATGCAACAAAAAATTGTATAAGCAGATGTCTGTTCCACTTGAACAACCCGCAACCAGCGCTCGTGGCACTTTACATTGTTATTAATAAGCCGTAACCGAATTACCCTTTATAAGTTACCTTCCAAGCTAAAGCAAAAATTCCTCGTTTCCAAATTaggattattttgaaaaatgttcTAACTTCAACGATAACACGGTGGTGGATTTGAATGTTTTTCAGAAATTAGTCCAATTGTGAAAACGATCTTTCCAAAATTATCTATTTTGAATCTGCCTGATTAAAAAGAAGCTACCGTTTGAGATTTTTGATTTGGATTTCCATTTACTTATCTATCTTGTAATAAAATAGAAACCAATAAGTTAATTATCCTACTGTAAAGTTTTTCAATTCTATTTCAGGTTCagttccatctaagactgcattaTTTTGCCTTATAGTGAGATTGTCATTATTACCAGATTCATCAATAACAACAGCAAAGGCCTCCCAATTTCTCACACTTACCGctatagaaataaaaacaagtgtagTTTTTTCCTCAATGAGTTTATTGCGCCAGAACAATAAATGAAGCTGATCATTATGAACGTTTACTTTCAACATCGATTACGAATACTCTACACGATACCATATCGTACGCCGCCGATTccattaatatttataatattccgAGTCCGTATTGCACTTCGCACAAACGCAAACTTAATACCCAAGCGGTAATATCCCCTATAACTTACAGTTCGTGGGATCGATAAAATTATTACGATATATTTGTCTAAATATCACAAGAAAATACAAAACGAAATATGATAGAATTAacacaattaaaattattaacaatTAAATATACAAAGTCTGTGCGCATAGGCTTAGGAAGTGAGGTATCACCAGGTCGCGCGGGGGTTGTACGGGGTGCGTCATGACACCGGCACGTGGTGCTGGTACAGCTGCTCCTGGCGTTCGCACAGGGAAGTCATCTTCTTGTAGGATTCTGTGGTCTCGCGAAAAAGCAGGTTGGCGTCGTCTCTGGGCCGAGCGTGCGCCGCGTCGAGCCTGCCCGGCGAAATGACCGGAGGAGACGACGCTGACAGAGGCGATAATGACTCTCGCGCCGACTGCGCCCCCGCAGAGGCTCCGTACAGGCCTCCAGGCTGCATCGCTCCGTTACCCATCAAGAAGGGACTCGGAAAAAACCCCCGATCACTCAGCTGTGGAAACATTCCGGCTTGTAGAGCACTTAAATTCCTACTATAAAACTTCATAGTCTCAGTCACGTAGCTAGGAATCTGGGTAGACTCATCGCCGTATCGCAAACTTTCTAGTGTCGACGCGAGACCTTTTATGTCCGCGTATAATTTATTGAGAAGTTCAGCGTTCACTTCAAAAGCGGGCCTCTGTTCTTGAGCATTGGGTGACGTTGTTGATAATAAACGCCGGTGCAGGTCTACGTTTGAGCTGTGTCTGTCTCGACTCCGCCGCGAGGGAAAAGCGGCGTCGCAGCCGTTCACATCGCACGGATGCAGCAATTTTAAGTGCTCGTTTCGATAATGCATTCGCAGTGTGAAGTGGTTTTGAAATATTTTGCCACACGCCGTACATCGATCGGGATTTTCATCGTCTATCGGTATTTCGAGATCATTAATATCCGCTCGATCCTCCGTCCGGTCGCTGCTCGCCGAGCGCGACCGGGCGCGCGCCAGGCGCTCCTCCAACGCATGCAAGTCACTGCCACTATCACTGGGTGTGTAGAGATCTGACCGCAGTCTCAAGCCTTCTCGCACGACGCTCGGCGCACTAGACTCATCATCGGATTCACTTTCAGCCTTCACTCTCGTCACCGATTCCGAGTCCACAGTCGGCTCCTCGCCGTTCTGAAATGGCTCCCATTTCTCTGGTTTCTGCTTCTTGAGCGACAGAGGCTCCTCGTCAGCTCGACTAGAACTAGGCGTTGACAAGTTTCTGAATAAATCACCGTTATACTCTTCGTCTGATACACTATATTCATTGTTTTGCGAACATCTCGTAGGATTCCCGCTTTTTCTCTTACGTTTATTAGGCATCAATGACGACTTATCATCTATGACGGTGGGATCTATTCGAGCACTAGATTCAGATTGCACAGGAAGGGCTTTAATGTcatgtttgtttttgtttacacTTAAATCTTCGGGTTCATCGATGTAGCACGACCGTTTCTCCTCGGGAGACTCGGTTTTAATCACTGGTTCTTCTTTGTCCTCATCGTCAGAAATGTCATTGTTATCACTACACTCGATAGATTCTTCTTCGTGCGCGGCAACAGGTTTAGCGAGATCTAATGCGTGGCGAGGGTGATGATTCTGGGGTGATGGAATCTTTCTGTACATTTTTTCAATTTCACTGAAGTTGCGGAGATCATCGAGGGGTACTCGCGGAGGTAGGTGAGGGAGTCCGGGAGGCGCTGCAAGCGAAGGCGGAAGACGTGCGGCTAGCTCGGGCGGGAGAAGGGCGGGCGGCGGCAGCGGCAGGCGGGCCAGCGCCGGCAGCAGCGGGAAAGGCTGCGACGACCTGCCGTCGTGGGCAGAGATCTTGCGTCTCACGTGTGGAGAGTGTAGCTTTGGATTCGGGTTAGCGCTGTGCCGGTTCCTCGACCGCCGCGAACTGAACATCATCGTACACCCCTCCACCGTACACTTGTGCATCTCTCGCAAGTGAACCGCCGAGAAATGAATTTTTAGCGCGCCTTTATCGCAAAAAGTTTTCAAACAAACATTGCACTGCACTCTCTTCTTCCCCGTGGCGGGGTTGACGAATTGGACCCCGAGGCCGAGCGGCCACGGGGCGGGTGGCGGGTCGCGACGCTCCGGCGGATAGTCCGGTGTCCGTCGCTCCTCGCACTTGTCTTCGTCGCGCCCGCTGAAACTGGCGCCTAACTTTCTGAAGTCGAACTGAGGCGCGGGTTGGCTGACGCGGGGCATCATGAAGTAGTCCAGGCCGGCGGGCAAGCCGGGAACCGCACCGAACTCCTTGCCCTCCATCACGTCACTGTCATAATATAGCGCGTAGCACGGAGCGGGTGGCGCGCGACGCGGCCGCTTTGCGACTGAGGACGTGCGACACAGGTGAccgcgcgggcggcgcgcgaCAAAGGCCGGCGGCCGGGGAGGGGGCGCGGGGCCGCGGGAGGGGGGACAGGTGGGAGGAGCGAGCGCTGGGCGGAGCGGATCGATGCGCAGTGGGGACAAGCGACACTCGCTCGCGCGGCCACTGTAAACACGAGAGAAGTAAAGCAAACCATCACATGTTACGTAACTACAGTCCACACACCACTCGGGTAAGTGCATACGACTGCGAGCTCGCGTGCACCGCAACACACGAGCCGTACGCAGGTATGCTTCAACGAATCCAGCCAATCCATGAAATTAAGTGGTTAACTCTACCGTAATAATATCTAGATGCTCTACAGCGCTTTATTTCAGTTAAATCAACGTTCCTATTCATTCTATGAAAATGGGGTTCTAATGTCCGTATGAAACTGAAACTACGAGTAAAATACATTTAGTAAGCAATACGAAAAATCGGCACTGCGTACTTTTTACCCTCTGCGTCCTCTTACCCCAAATGACTCTATAGGTAGATAAGTTGGCAAGTTTCAGACACATAATATCAACAATCAAATATCACAATGCCTACCTAGTCGctagtaggtagataagtacttaagtaggtacttacctgcaAGCTTAGAATGCACTTGGCaagttttcatattttttaccgaaaataaaattacttacctactaacaaTATCATGTACCTAAGATGTAaacttacgtacctacctagatgaAAACTTAACATTTACTATACTtacatatagtaaaattgtagaaaagtggtgtctgtacaatggaaatatataaaaaaaagtagcaggggttgttattatatcgatgccgaacccgaaattgtaattaatttttttttgtctgtttgtctgtgtgtttgtgcacgctaatatcaaaaacggttttcactaatatattgtagtaagcttcacttaacatttagtgtttatttcatgtcaatcggttcataaataaaaaaggttatgtcaatttaaagaatcacgctgcccgaaaagtcactattccacgcgaacgaagtcgcgggcacagctagtaggaTAATAATAACctaatcattttaaaattatcgGCATCttacgtaggtaagtaggtaaataagtaggtacttaggtaggtacttatgtagtaggtaggtagggtcACTGaaacaaagtcagtaaattatGTCAAGATCATTCGCcagtacgtaggtaggtaagtacctagctacttaagtacataattaaaatTCATAATTAACGATAGATATCCATCTACGTGTGTGCCGGTCgagataatttttataatcacaCATGAGTTAGAATAT
This genomic interval carries:
- the LOC123874271 gene encoding zinc finger protein basonuclin-2-like, which gives rise to MEGKEFGAVPGLPAGLDYFMMPRVSQPAPQFDFRKLGASFSGRDEDKCEERRTPDYPPERRDPPPAPWPLGLGVQFVNPATGKKRVQCNVCLKTFCDKGALKIHFSAVHLREMHKCTVEGCTMMFSSRRSRNRHSANPNPKLHSPHVRRKISAHDGRSSQPFPLLPALARLPLPPPALLPPELAARLPPSLAAPPGLPHLPPRVPLDDLRNFSEIEKMYRKIPSPQNHHPRHALDLAKPVAAHEEESIECSDNNDISDDEDKEEPVIKTESPEEKRSCYIDEPEDLSVNKNKHDIKALPVQSESSARIDPTVIDDKSSLMPNKRKRKSGNPTRCSQNNEYSVSDEEYNGDLFRNLSTPSSSRADEEPLSLKKQKPEKWEPFQNGEEPTVDSESVTRVKAESESDDESSAPSVVREGLRLRSDLYTPSDSGSDLHALEERLARARSRSASSDRTEDRADINDLEIPIDDENPDRCTACGKIFQNHFTLRMHYRNEHLKLLHPCDVNGCDAAFPSRRSRDRHSSNVDLHRRLLSTTSPNAQEQRPAFEVNAELLNKLYADIKGLASTLESLRYGDESTQIPSYVTETMKFYSRNLSALQAGMFPQLSDRGFFPSPFLMGNGAMQPGGLYGASAGAQSARESLSPLSASSPPVISPGRLDAAHARPRDDANLLFRETTESYKKMTSLCERQEQLYQHHVPVS